The following coding sequences are from one Nicotiana tomentosiformis chromosome 3, ASM39032v3, whole genome shotgun sequence window:
- the LOC104090059 gene encoding carboxyl-terminal-processing peptidase 3, chloroplastic: protein METFCSNFDLGSSIPFSVSKSLINPTSKSFFSCRFSPLNHGKTPRFKGVVPQALSRKEPIEQFKKNDFLEKNENLVKWVGKGFVGLAAALSLCCNSPALAESLTVAFPVSHTPEVNTVQRTLIEAWGLIRETFVDPTFNHQDWDLKLQQTMVEMFPLRSEDAAYSKVRGMLSTLGDPYTRIISPKEYQSFRIGSDGNLQGVGLFVSVEPNTGHLVVLSCVENSPAARAGIREGDELLEINGERLDGVDSEAAAQKLRGRAGTIVTVKVHSDNGPGVSGYKEVKLPREVIKLSPISSAIIPHKMPDGRLLKTGYVKLSSFSQSAAMDMENTIQEMETQGVQSYILDLRNNPASLVTAGLDVAQIWLDGDETLVNTIDRDGNMLPISMVDGHAVTHDPLVVLVNEGSASASEILAGALHDNGRAILVGHKTFGKGKIQSVTQLHDGSALFVTVAKYLSPALHDIDQVGITPDVQCTVDMLNSPKDTFKNKSAPSSLEADSCIIVAEHELDIQKSEGSAS from the exons ATGGAAACTTTCTGCTCCAATTTTGATCTTGGATCATCAATCCCCTTTTCAGTCTCCAAATCCTTGATTAATCCAACTTCAAAATCATTTTTTTCTTGTAGATTTTCACCCTTAAATCATGGTAAAACACCAAGATTTAAAGGGGTTGTTCCACAAGCTTTAAGCAGAAAGGAGCCTATTGAACAGTTCAAGAagaatgattttcttgaaaagaaTGAAAATTTGGTGAAATGGGTAGGGAAAGGATTTGTTGGATTAGCTGCTGCTTTGTCTTTGTGTTGTAATTCTCCAGCTTTGGCTGAGTCTCTTACTGTTGCATTTCCTGTCTCTCACACACCTGAG GTAAATACAGTTCAGAGGACATTAATAGAGGCTTGGGGTTTGATTAGAGAAACTTTCGTAGATCCTACTTTCAACCATCAAG ATTGGGACTTGAAACTGCAACAAACAATGGTAGAAATGTTTCCCTTGAGGTCAGAAGATGCTGCTTATAGCAAAGTCAGGGGAATGCTATCTACGCTTGGAGATCCCTATACGCGCATTATTAGTCCTAAG GAGTACCAAAGTTTTAGAATAGGAAGTGATGGAAATTTGCAAGGTGTTGGCCTCTTCGTCAGCGTTGAACCGAACACAGGGCATCTG GTTGTGTTGTCATGTGTGGAGAATAGCCCAGCTGCACGTGCAGGTATCCGTGAAGGAGATGAACTGCTTGAGATAAATG GAGAGAGGCTTGATGGAGTTGACAGTGAAGCAGCAGCTCAAAAACTGAGGGGTCGTGCTGGTACAATTGTTACTGTCAAAGTTCACAGT GATAACGGGCCAGGAGTATCTGGTTACAAAGAG GTTAAACTACCTCGCGAAGTGATTAAGCTTTCGCCAATATCCAGTGCCATAATCCCCCATAAAATGCCTGATGGTCGCCTCTTGAAAACTGGATACGTGAAGTTGTCAAGCTTCTCTCAG TCTGCTGCTATGGACATGGAAAACACAATTCAGGAGATGGAAACTCAGGGTGTACAGTCATATATATTAGATCTTCGCAACAATCCTGCAA GTCTGGTTACTGCCGGGCTGGATGTTGCCCAAATATGGCTAGATGGCGATGAAACGCTTGTGAACACTATAGATAGGGACGGGAATATGTTACCAATTAGCATGGTCGATGGACATGCTGTAACACACGATCCACTAGTCGTCCTT GTGAATGAAGGGAGTGCAAGTGCTAGTGAGATTCTGGCGGGGGCACTCCATGATAATGGCCGCGCGATCCTTGTTGGGCACAAGACTTTTGGCAAAGGAAAGATACAG AGTGTAACACAGTTGCACGACGGATCAGCTCTATTTGTTACAGTGGCCAAGTATTTATCTCCAGCACTTCACGACATCGACCAAGTGGGAATAACACCTGATGTTCAGTGTACAGTTGACATGCTTAATTCACCCAAAGACACCTTCAAGAACAAGAGCGCGCCCTCATCTTTGGAGGCTGATTCTTGCATCATTGTTGCAGAACATGAATTGGATATTCAAAAATCCGAGGGCTCTGCTTCTTGA